A stretch of the Desulforegula conservatrix Mb1Pa genome encodes the following:
- a CDS encoding pseudouridine synthase produces the protein MDFKILYEDENYIGIYKPNSIPVHRSSFHRTGLFLLQELRNQTGKKLYPVHRLDQAASGVMMFAFSPVAASGFCSLLKERSVKKKYFIMVRGFVPESGVIDSPLSDSSGRQKDAVTYFKRIATKEIDIPTGRYSTSRYSLVDVNIGTGRRHQIRRHFSRISHPVIGDSTHGDIRHNNRVFDLSGLRRLMLFSWLCFFKCPVSGKDIKVISKPDDDIMGFYSVLGWDVALKVAMEAYD, from the coding sequence ATGGATTTTAAGATTTTATACGAAGATGAAAATTATATAGGAATTTATAAGCCAAACAGTATTCCTGTACACCGCAGTTCCTTTCACAGGACAGGCCTTTTTTTGCTCCAGGAGCTAAGAAACCAGACAGGGAAAAAACTATATCCTGTTCACAGGCTCGATCAGGCCGCATCCGGCGTGATGATGTTTGCTTTTTCTCCCGTAGCTGCCTCAGGTTTTTGCTCTCTTCTCAAGGAAAGATCTGTTAAAAAAAAGTACTTCATAATGGTAAGGGGATTTGTTCCTGAATCAGGCGTAATTGACAGTCCCTTATCAGATTCGTCTGGCAGGCAGAAAGATGCGGTTACATATTTCAAGAGAATTGCGACAAAAGAGATTGATATTCCCACAGGGCGGTACAGTACTTCAAGATATTCCCTTGTGGATGTAAATATTGGTACGGGACGTAGGCATCAGATAAGACGGCATTTTTCAAGAATATCCCATCCTGTCATTGGGGATTCGACCCATGGTGATATTCGTCACAATAACAGGGTTTTTGATCTTTCAGGATTAAGAAGACTGATGCTGTTTTCATGGCTTTGCTTTTTCAAGTGTCCTGTTTCCGGGAAAGATATCAAGGTCATTTCAAAACCTGATGACGATATTATGGGTTTTTATTCTGTTCTTGGTTGGGATGTTGCTCTAAAAGTGGCTATGGAAGCTTATGATTAG
- a CDS encoding thioredoxin domain-containing protein, which yields MKANRLINQKSPYLQQHATNPVDWYPWGEEAFNKARGENKPVFLSIGYSACHWCHVMEHESFDDEATSEILNKVFVCIKVDREEHPAVDEMFMTACNMISGSGGWPLSIFLTPDMLPFFAATYIPRESAFGRTGLKEIAGRVHNLWSTNRKAVLESAYSVREALANFYRIYQRDPLSPEDFFQADKKFKSRYDRENGGFMPHPKFPMPHTLIYLMRRSRLTGENELLEMATNTLRKMRFGGIWDHVGLGFHRYSTDTKWFLPHFEKMLYDQALSACAYLEAYDITKDRFFLKTACEILDYVLTDLTSPDGGFYSAQDADSEGEEGLFYTWEYKELEKILDDKDLIFLETWFGVSARGNYKDEATGKNAGRNILAISSSENESEVFLPGFDSIRKILYEARQKRTMPLLDKKILVSWNGLAIMAFALGFRHTGNQVYIDAAEKAAGFIKNSMRACDGRLFRGGMEIYDLIPPVSQDYSHLITGLLHLADVSEKNEYVKWASELQEIMIADFFDSDSGVFRMADKKGVLCVNPFDMNDSAIPSSNSAAFYNLRVLSDKVGRPDWKKISERLEKNIAGSAIKWPDGFSWFFACHESLTKS from the coding sequence ATGAAAGCAAACAGGCTCATAAATCAAAAAAGTCCTTATCTGCAACAGCACGCAACTAATCCCGTTGATTGGTATCCCTGGGGCGAAGAGGCCTTTAATAAGGCTCGTGGGGAAAATAAGCCTGTTTTTCTTTCCATCGGCTATTCCGCATGCCACTGGTGCCATGTAATGGAACATGAGAGTTTTGATGATGAAGCAACGTCAGAAATACTGAATAAGGTCTTTGTCTGTATAAAGGTGGACAGGGAAGAGCATCCTGCAGTTGATGAAATGTTTATGACCGCCTGTAATATGATTTCCGGAAGCGGGGGCTGGCCCCTTTCAATTTTTTTGACACCTGACATGCTTCCTTTTTTTGCCGCAACATATATTCCAAGGGAGTCTGCGTTTGGCAGGACAGGCCTCAAGGAAATTGCAGGCCGGGTTCATAATCTTTGGAGTACAAACAGAAAAGCTGTTCTTGAGTCCGCTTATTCTGTCAGGGAAGCCCTTGCAAATTTTTACAGGATTTATCAAAGAGATCCTTTAAGTCCCGAAGATTTTTTTCAGGCAGATAAAAAATTCAAATCAAGATATGACAGAGAAAATGGCGGTTTTATGCCGCATCCAAAATTTCCCATGCCACACACTCTAATTTATCTGATGAGAAGATCCAGACTGACGGGAGAAAATGAACTTCTTGAGATGGCAACAAATACTCTCAGAAAAATGCGCTTTGGAGGTATATGGGATCACGTGGGGTTAGGATTTCATAGATATTCCACTGATACAAAATGGTTTTTGCCGCATTTTGAAAAGATGCTGTATGATCAGGCCTTAAGCGCATGCGCCTATCTTGAGGCCTATGATATTACAAAGGATAGATTCTTTTTAAAAACTGCCTGTGAAATACTTGATTATGTTCTGACTGACCTGACTTCTCCTGACGGAGGATTTTACTCTGCCCAGGACGCTGACAGTGAGGGCGAAGAGGGATTGTTTTATACATGGGAGTATAAGGAGCTTGAAAAGATTCTGGATGATAAGGATCTGATATTTCTTGAAACCTGGTTTGGGGTTTCTGCTCGTGGAAACTATAAGGATGAGGCTACAGGGAAAAATGCAGGAAGAAATATTCTGGCCATAAGTAGTTCAGAAAACGAGTCAGAAGTCTTTTTACCCGGATTTGATTCAATTAGAAAAATTTTATACGAGGCGAGGCAAAAAAGAACCATGCCTCTGCTCGATAAAAAAATACTTGTCTCATGGAATGGTCTTGCGATAATGGCCTTTGCGCTTGGATTCAGACATACAGGCAATCAGGTTTATATCGATGCCGCAGAAAAAGCTGCGGGCTTTATTAAAAATAGCATGAGGGCTTGTGACGGTCGGCTTTTCCGTGGAGGAATGGAAATCTATGATTTGATCCCTCCTGTTTCCCAGGATTATTCTCATTTGATTACCGGGCTTCTTCATCTTGCAGATGTTTCGGAAAAAAACGAATATGTTAAATGGGCTTCAGAATTACAGGAAATAATGATTGCCGATTTTTTTGATTCAGACTCCGGGGTTTTCAGGATGGCAGATAAAAAAGGGGTTTTGTGCGTGAATCCTTTTGACATGAATGATTCTGCGATACCTTCCTCAAATTCCGCAGCATTTTATAATTTGAGGGTGCTTTCAGATAAGGTGGGCCGGCCTGACTGGAAAAAAATATCTGAAAGACTTGAAAAAAATATTGCAGGCAGTGCCATAAAATGGCCTGATGGCTTCAGCTGGTTCTTTGCTTGTCATGAAAGTTTGACAAAGTCTTAA